A genome region from Geminicoccus roseus DSM 18922 includes the following:
- a CDS encoding ABC transporter permease — MSTAAAPSSGTRRAASAVRLGATGLGFILPVTLFLLVTFDVPVAMMFGWALSSSKGTFAAFIEVFTRPAYLKVLLNTLRIAAIATLTCAVTGYVLAYWLRSLRGTARVVALTLVILPFWVSILVRSYAWIVVLGNNGIVNRGILATGLTQEPVSFLYNDLGVIIGTSNLLLPFLVLPLYAAMIRIDERILQAAETLGASRWTVFRRVFFPLTLPALAAGMVLVFILTLGFYVTPAILGGGRVPMIASMLDMLINRLPRWEVASAISIILLVLTLLLHALYSRLSRKAGN, encoded by the coding sequence GTGAGCACCGCCGCCGCGCCTTCGTCCGGCACGAGGCGGGCCGCGTCCGCGGTCCGCCTCGGCGCCACCGGGCTGGGCTTCATCCTGCCGGTCACCCTGTTCCTGCTGGTCACCTTCGACGTGCCGGTGGCGATGATGTTCGGCTGGGCGCTGAGCAGCAGCAAGGGGACGTTCGCCGCCTTCATCGAGGTGTTCACCCGCCCGGCCTACCTGAAGGTCCTGCTCAACACCCTGCGCATCGCCGCCATCGCCACGCTGACCTGCGCGGTGACCGGCTACGTGCTGGCCTACTGGCTGCGCTCCCTGCGCGGCACCGCCCGGGTGGTGGCGCTCACCCTGGTGATCCTGCCGTTCTGGGTCAGCATCCTGGTGCGCAGCTATGCCTGGATCGTGGTGCTGGGCAACAACGGCATCGTCAATCGCGGCATCCTGGCGACCGGGCTCACCCAGGAGCCGGTCTCGTTCCTCTACAACGACCTGGGCGTGATCATCGGCACCAGCAACCTGCTGCTGCCCTTCCTGGTCCTGCCGCTCTATGCCGCGATGATCCGGATCGACGAGCGGATCCTGCAGGCCGCGGAAACGCTGGGCGCCTCGCGCTGGACGGTGTTCCGCCGGGTGTTCTTCCCGCTCACCCTGCCGGCCCTGGCGGCCGGGATGGTGCTGGTGTTCATCCTGACGCTGGGCTTCTACGTGACGCCCGCGATCCTCGGCGGCGGCCGGGTGCCGATGATCGCCAGCATGCTCGACATGCTGATCAACCGCCTGCCGCGCTGGGAGGTGGCCTCGGCGATCTCGATCATCCTCCTGGTCCTGACGCTGCTCCTGCACGCGCTCTACAGCCGCCTCTCCCGCAAGGCCGGAAACTGA
- a CDS encoding class II histone deacetylase, with protein sequence MATGWTCHELYFWHDTGHYASVFPAGLTVEPGVHAENPQTKRRLRNLIEVSGLLDRLTPIRPRPATEDELARFHTREHIARIKANSADYKGGDENQTPYGHGSYEIACLAAGGTIATVEAVLKGEVANAYALVRPPGHHAIADKGMGFCLFGNVAVAVMHARAVHGVGRVATVDWDVHHGNGTQAAFYGERDVLTISLHQDLLFPPDSGHRSERGEGAGLGANLNVPLPAGSGVGAYVAAFERVVLPALRKFRPELIVVPSGFDASGADPLGRMMMTSDGYRQLTRMLMDAADELCGGRLVLSHEGGYSETHVPYCGLAVMETLTGHRTGIADPWQDPMMAWAGHELLPHQEAAIQAAAELLAEIP encoded by the coding sequence GGCGACCGGCTGGACATGTCACGAGCTGTATTTCTGGCACGATACCGGCCACTACGCCTCGGTGTTCCCGGCGGGCCTGACGGTCGAGCCGGGCGTCCATGCCGAGAACCCGCAGACCAAGCGGCGGCTGCGCAACCTGATCGAGGTCAGCGGCCTGCTCGACCGGCTCACCCCGATCCGGCCGCGCCCGGCCACCGAGGACGAGCTGGCGCGCTTCCATACCCGCGAGCACATCGCCCGGATCAAGGCGAACTCGGCCGACTACAAGGGCGGCGACGAGAACCAGACCCCGTATGGCCACGGCTCCTACGAGATCGCCTGCCTGGCGGCCGGCGGCACCATCGCCACGGTCGAGGCGGTGCTGAAGGGCGAGGTCGCCAATGCCTACGCCCTGGTGCGCCCGCCAGGCCATCACGCCATCGCCGACAAGGGCATGGGCTTCTGCCTGTTCGGCAATGTCGCGGTGGCGGTGATGCATGCCCGCGCGGTGCACGGGGTCGGCCGGGTCGCCACGGTGGACTGGGACGTCCACCACGGCAACGGCACCCAGGCCGCCTTCTACGGCGAGCGCGACGTGCTCACCATCTCCCTGCACCAGGACCTGCTGTTCCCGCCGGACAGCGGCCACCGGTCCGAGCGGGGCGAAGGGGCGGGCCTCGGCGCCAACCTGAACGTGCCGCTGCCGGCGGGCTCCGGCGTCGGCGCCTATGTCGCGGCGTTCGAGCGGGTGGTGCTGCCGGCCCTGCGCAAGTTCCGGCCGGAGCTGATCGTGGTGCCCTCGGGCTTCGACGCCAGCGGCGCCGACCCGCTCGGCCGGATGATGATGACCTCGGACGGCTACCGCCAGCTCACCCGGATGCTGATGGACGCGGCCGACGAGCTGTGCGGCGGCCGGCTCGTGCTCAGCCACGAGGGCGGCTACTCCGAGACCCACGTGCCCTATTGCGGGCTGGCGGTCATGGAGACGCTGACCGGCCACCGCACCGGCATCGCCGATCCCTGGCAGGACCCGATGATGGCCTGGGCCGGCCACGAGCTGCTGCCGCACCAGGAAGCGGCGATCCAGGCGGCCGCGGAACTGCTGGCCGAGATCCCCTGA
- a CDS encoding TetR/AcrR family transcriptional regulator — translation MADDATPRNKGGRPRKFERSQALERALELFWERGYEGASMADLSAAMGMHSPSIYAAFGSKEELFREVTEQYERRFSAQLADLLESAPTASAAIAAFFRQAIQTYTDSARGCFFVLAAATCSAGNDQVRAHLARKRGWVLRVIRERLERGCREGDLPADTDVEALAAYLVAVVQGISLQARDGTPKEMLEAVAATALASLGRPPGQEKSGRAP, via the coding sequence TTGGCCGACGACGCGACCCCGCGCAACAAGGGTGGACGGCCCCGCAAGTTCGAGCGGTCGCAGGCGCTGGAGCGCGCGCTGGAGCTGTTCTGGGAGCGCGGCTACGAGGGCGCCTCGATGGCCGACCTGTCGGCGGCGATGGGCATGCACAGCCCGAGCATCTACGCGGCGTTCGGGTCCAAGGAGGAACTGTTCCGCGAGGTCACCGAGCAGTACGAGCGGCGCTTCTCCGCCCAGCTGGCCGACCTGCTGGAAAGCGCGCCCACGGCAAGCGCCGCCATCGCGGCGTTCTTCCGGCAGGCGATCCAGACCTACACCGACAGCGCCCGCGGCTGCTTCTTCGTGCTGGCCGCCGCCACCTGCTCGGCCGGCAACGACCAGGTCCGCGCCCATCTGGCGCGCAAGCGCGGCTGGGTCCTGCGGGTGATCCGGGAGCGGCTGGAGCGCGGCTGCCGGGAAGGCGACCTGCCGGCCGACACCGATGTCGAGGCGCTGGCGGCCTATCTGGTGGCGGTGGTCCAGGGCATCTCGCTGCAGGCCCGCGACGGCACGCCGAAGGAGATGCTGGAAGCGGTGGCGGCGACGGCGCTGGCCAGCCTCGGGCGACCGCCCGGCCAGGAGAAGAGCGGCCGGGCGCCCTAG
- a CDS encoding ABC transporter permease, with amino-acid sequence MTARPDPSRVLLTIGGLAVLLFLCLPIAIVVPMSFSSASSLEFPPPGFSMRWYEAFFGDQRWLVAAGNSLLVAVVASSLALLVGSVAAYGLVRGSFAGRALADGNIMAPLIVPQIVTAVGLYIYFAKIGLLGSLTGLIIGHTVLAIPYVVLVMTVAIRSFDVRIEQVALTLGASWPTMFRRILLPNLAPSAAAAWIFAFVISFDEVVVTIFLAGGIDTIPKRMFNELTLQVNPTITAIATLLIGFSLVTVGLLALLMRRSGAIRRALG; translated from the coding sequence ATGACCGCCCGCCCCGACCCGTCGCGCGTGCTGCTCACGATCGGCGGCCTGGCCGTGCTGCTGTTCCTGTGCCTGCCGATCGCGATCGTGGTGCCGATGTCGTTCTCCAGCGCCTCCTCGCTGGAGTTCCCGCCGCCCGGCTTCTCGATGCGCTGGTACGAGGCGTTCTTCGGCGACCAGCGCTGGCTGGTCGCCGCCGGCAACTCGCTGCTGGTGGCCGTGGTCGCCAGCAGCCTGGCGCTGCTGGTCGGCAGCGTCGCCGCCTATGGCCTGGTGCGCGGCAGCTTCGCCGGCCGCGCGCTCGCCGACGGCAACATCATGGCGCCGCTGATCGTCCCGCAGATCGTCACCGCGGTGGGCCTCTACATCTATTTCGCCAAGATCGGCCTGCTCGGCAGCCTGACCGGCCTGATCATCGGCCATACCGTGCTGGCGATCCCCTACGTGGTGCTGGTGATGACCGTGGCGATCCGCAGCTTCGACGTGCGGATCGAGCAGGTGGCGCTGACGCTCGGCGCCTCCTGGCCGACCATGTTCCGCCGGATCCTCCTGCCCAACCTGGCGCCCAGCGCCGCCGCCGCCTGGATCTTCGCCTTCGTGATCAGCTTCGACGAGGTGGTGGTCACCATCTTCCTGGCCGGCGGCATCGACACCATCCCCAAGCGGATGTTCAACGAGCTGACCCTGCAGGTGAACCCGACCATCACCGCGATCGCCACGCTCCTGATCGGGTTCAGCCTGGTCACGGTCGGCCTGCTGGCCCTCCTGATGCGCCGCAGCGGCGCCATCCGCCGGGCGCTGGGCTAG
- a CDS encoding MBL fold metallo-hydrolase, producing MIAATGAATSRRRLLAAAGGLAAMGSLAGFRPGLAAAALAEPALPDPALPGSTWQGAGFYRFSLGDLQLATVSDGTFLARPVQPLLAPDAPPSAFAETLHRSFLPADRAGIQVSALFVDTGRQKILIDAGAGSVMGDGLGQLVRNLGRAGIAPEAIDLVVISHAHIDHLAGAFDAAGAPVFPNAGYVIGQKEWEFWHRADIRLGDRLPDAAGRIQATRTWLAAIEGRVRMVRQGQEVVPGVTALAAFGHSAGQLAFLLESRGESLFYTADLVHHPVLGLQHPEWHVGFDDDPVLAVAARRQALERAVVDRLLVQAPHFPFPGLGHVVRRGGTAYGWEPVFWQW from the coding sequence ATGATAGCCGCAACTGGAGCCGCGACCTCGCGCCGGCGGCTGCTGGCCGCCGCCGGAGGCCTGGCGGCCATGGGCAGCCTCGCCGGCTTCCGCCCTGGCCTGGCGGCAGCCGCGCTGGCCGAGCCTGCCCTGCCCGATCCGGCCCTTCCCGGCTCGACCTGGCAGGGTGCCGGCTTCTACCGCTTCTCCCTGGGCGACCTGCAGCTGGCCACCGTCAGCGACGGGACATTCCTGGCCAGGCCCGTGCAGCCGCTGCTGGCTCCGGACGCCCCGCCATCGGCCTTCGCCGAGACCCTGCACCGCAGCTTCCTGCCGGCCGACCGGGCCGGGATCCAGGTGAGCGCCCTGTTCGTCGACACCGGCCGGCAGAAGATCCTGATCGATGCCGGGGCCGGCAGCGTCATGGGCGACGGGCTGGGCCAGCTCGTCCGCAATCTCGGCCGGGCCGGCATCGCCCCGGAGGCGATCGACCTGGTGGTGATCTCCCATGCCCATATCGACCATCTGGCCGGGGCGTTCGACGCCGCGGGCGCGCCGGTGTTCCCCAATGCCGGCTACGTGATCGGCCAGAAGGAATGGGAGTTCTGGCACCGCGCCGACATCCGGCTGGGCGACCGCCTGCCGGACGCGGCCGGCCGGATCCAGGCGACCCGCACCTGGCTGGCCGCGATCGAGGGGCGGGTGCGGATGGTCCGGCAGGGCCAGGAAGTGGTGCCCGGCGTCACCGCGCTGGCCGCGTTCGGCCACAGCGCCGGCCAGCTCGCCTTCCTGCTGGAATCGCGCGGCGAGAGCCTGTTCTACACCGCGGACCTGGTGCACCACCCGGTGCTGGGATTGCAGCACCCGGAATGGCATGTCGGCTTCGACGACGACCCGGTCCTGGCGGTGGCGGCCCGCCGACAGGCCCTGGAGCGGGCGGTGGTCGACCGCCTCCTGGTGCAGGCGCCGCACTTCCCGTTCCCGGGCCTGGGTCACGTCGTGCGGCGCGGCGGCACGGCCTATGGCTGGGAGCCGGTGTTCTGGCAGTGGTGA
- a CDS encoding ABC transporter ATP-binding protein, with protein sequence MSDIELRGVTKRYGATTVVDGIDLHVQDGEFLTILGPSGSGKTTLLTLIAGLTELSDGRISMAGREVTHVPPAARNIGLVFQSYALFPHMTVYDNVAFPLSIRGLPAAEIERRVGEAFRMVRLTEFATRKPAQLSGGQQQRVALARATVFGPSILLLDEPLGALDRKLREEVQIELRQMQKALGLTSVLVTHDQEEALSLSDRLVVLDKGKVQQVATPTDAYLHPANRFVADFLGVANIFTGTPERLGDAVRLRLADGRLVPCPAPVDGSAGRPVDLLVRPERIRLGAPQEAGLQASVVDAIYLGQSVRYVLDDPAGQRIVAQSADRIARFRHGDVVGVDWEASDGWLIPG encoded by the coding sequence ATGAGCGACATCGAACTGCGCGGCGTCACCAAGCGCTACGGTGCCACCACTGTCGTGGACGGCATCGACCTGCACGTGCAGGATGGCGAGTTCCTGACGATCCTGGGGCCCAGCGGCTCGGGCAAGACCACCCTGCTCACCCTGATCGCCGGCCTGACCGAGCTGTCGGACGGGCGCATCTCGATGGCCGGGCGGGAAGTCACCCATGTGCCGCCGGCTGCGCGCAACATCGGGCTGGTCTTCCAGAGCTACGCTTTGTTCCCGCACATGACCGTGTACGACAACGTCGCCTTCCCGCTCTCGATCCGGGGCCTGCCGGCAGCCGAGATCGAGCGCCGGGTCGGCGAGGCGTTCCGGATGGTGCGGCTGACCGAGTTCGCGACGCGCAAGCCGGCGCAGCTTTCCGGCGGCCAGCAGCAGCGGGTGGCGCTGGCCAGGGCCACCGTGTTCGGCCCCTCGATCCTGCTCCTGGACGAGCCCCTGGGCGCGCTTGACCGCAAGCTGCGCGAGGAGGTCCAGATCGAGCTTCGCCAGATGCAGAAGGCGCTGGGCCTGACCAGCGTGCTGGTGACCCACGACCAGGAGGAGGCCCTGTCCCTGTCCGACCGGCTGGTGGTCCTGGACAAGGGCAAGGTCCAGCAGGTCGCCACCCCCACCGACGCCTACCTGCACCCGGCCAACCGCTTCGTCGCCGACTTTCTGGGCGTGGCCAACATCTTCACCGGGACGCCGGAACGGCTGGGCGACGCCGTCCGGCTGCGGCTGGCCGACGGCCGCCTGGTGCCCTGCCCGGCCCCGGTTGACGGATCCGCCGGCCGGCCGGTCGACCTGCTGGTCCGGCCCGAGCGGATCCGGCTGGGCGCCCCGCAGGAAGCGGGCCTGCAGGCCAGCGTGGTCGACGCGATCTATCTGGGCCAGTCGGTCCGCTACGTCCTGGACGATCCCGCCGGCCAGCGCATCGTCGCCCAGAGCGCCGACCGCATCGCCCGGTTCCGCCATGGCGACGTGGTGGGCGTCGACTGGGAAGCATCCGACGGCTGGCTGATCCCCGGCTGA
- a CDS encoding aspartate aminotransferase family protein gives MQIEAGRRNATVESALEDAERRYTAANPNSLARMEAAQSVMPGGSTRTILHFSPFPLTFVKGEGAKLHDADGHVYLDYLGEYTAGLYGHSNPAILDAVRGVLDSGITLGGPNLYEAELATLMCQRYPSLDLVRFCNSGTEANLNAFCAARAVTGCAKILLFHGAYHGGCFTFAAGPGAMNAPFDVVLADYNDIEGTQALIDQHAGELAAVGLEPMMGAGGGIPASPDFLAMLRERTEKHGIVLVFDEVMTSRLAPGGLQAKRGVIPDMTTFGKYLGGGLTFGAFGGRRWIMDRFDARKPGALGHSGTYNNNVLTMAAGVAGLRHVFTPEASIALNESGDRLRARLNEVFQKQAIPFQVTGEGSINCIHFHDRPVRRPADAPARPELQALFQLEMILRGIYLARRGFITLCLPLTEDDHDRFVAAVEDFCEVHAPILRH, from the coding sequence ATGCAGATCGAGGCCGGACGCCGCAATGCCACCGTGGAAAGCGCGCTCGAGGATGCGGAGAGGCGCTATACCGCCGCCAATCCGAACAGCCTGGCCCGCATGGAAGCGGCGCAGTCGGTGATGCCGGGCGGCAGCACCCGCACGATCCTGCATTTTTCCCCTTTCCCGCTGACCTTCGTCAAAGGTGAAGGGGCCAAGCTTCACGACGCGGACGGCCATGTCTACCTCGACTATCTGGGCGAGTACACGGCGGGCCTGTACGGGCACTCCAACCCGGCCATCCTGGACGCGGTCCGGGGCGTGCTGGACAGCGGCATCACGCTCGGCGGCCCCAATCTCTACGAGGCCGAACTCGCCACCCTGATGTGCCAGCGCTATCCCTCGCTGGACCTGGTGCGCTTCTGCAATTCCGGCACCGAGGCCAATCTCAACGCGTTCTGCGCCGCCCGGGCGGTGACCGGTTGCGCCAAGATCCTCCTGTTCCACGGCGCCTATCATGGCGGCTGCTTCACCTTCGCCGCCGGGCCGGGGGCCATGAACGCGCCGTTCGACGTGGTCCTGGCCGACTACAACGACATCGAGGGCACCCAAGCGCTGATCGACCAGCATGCCGGCGAGCTGGCGGCGGTCGGGCTGGAGCCGATGATGGGGGCCGGCGGCGGCATCCCGGCCAGCCCGGACTTCCTCGCCATGCTGCGCGAGCGCACCGAGAAGCACGGCATCGTTTTGGTGTTCGACGAGGTGATGACCTCGCGCCTGGCGCCGGGCGGCCTGCAGGCCAAGCGCGGCGTGATCCCGGACATGACCACCTTCGGCAAGTATCTGGGCGGCGGGCTGACCTTCGGCGCGTTCGGCGGCCGGCGCTGGATCATGGACCGGTTCGACGCGCGCAAGCCGGGGGCACTCGGCCATTCCGGCACCTACAACAACAACGTGCTGACCATGGCGGCGGGGGTGGCTGGACTGCGCCACGTGTTCACGCCCGAGGCCTCGATCGCGCTGAACGAATCCGGCGACCGCCTGCGCGCGCGGCTGAACGAGGTCTTCCAGAAGCAGGCGATCCCGTTCCAGGTGACCGGAGAGGGCTCGATCAACTGCATCCATTTCCACGACCGGCCGGTGCGCCGGCCGGCGGACGCGCCCGCGCGGCCGGAGCTGCAGGCCTTGTTCCAGCTGGAGATGATCCTGCGCGGGATCTACCTGGCCAGGCGCGGCTTCATCACCCTGTGCCTGCCGCTCACCGAGGATGACCACGACCGGTTCGTCGCGGCGGTGGAAGATTTCTGCGAGGTCCACGCCCCGATCCTGCGGCACTAG
- a CDS encoding NAD(P)-dependent oxidoreductase, with protein MSKPSIGFVGLGLMGSAMVTRLQSLGYPMTVVANRSRANVDAAVGRGAVEVATARELAARSDIVMLCMDTSASVEARMLGEDGVIAGVRAGTLVIDFGTSLPDSTKRLGTTVAEKGATYMDAPLGRTPSHGLEGKLNIMAAGSEAAFQRAEPVFRDLGENIFHVGPLGAGHTLKLINNFFAMTTACAMSEAFAMADKAGIARDTLYSVMSAGPLRSGMMDFVKANAVDGNPNQLAFSVANARKDVGYYGRMADDLGVPTVMSTSAKQALSLAAAEGWGDKLVPQMVDYFAELFRAKA; from the coding sequence ATGAGCAAACCCTCGATCGGCTTCGTGGGGCTCGGCCTGATGGGCTCGGCCATGGTCACGCGCCTGCAGAGCCTGGGCTACCCGATGACGGTGGTCGCCAACCGGAGCCGGGCCAATGTCGATGCCGCGGTGGGCCGGGGCGCCGTCGAGGTGGCGACCGCGCGCGAGCTCGCCGCCCGCAGCGACATCGTGATGCTGTGCATGGACACCTCCGCCTCGGTCGAGGCGCGGATGCTGGGCGAGGACGGGGTGATCGCCGGGGTGCGCGCCGGCACGCTGGTGATCGACTTCGGCACCTCCCTGCCGGATTCGACCAAGCGGCTGGGTACCACGGTCGCCGAGAAGGGCGCCACCTACATGGACGCCCCGCTGGGCCGCACCCCCTCGCACGGGCTGGAAGGCAAGCTCAACATCATGGCCGCCGGCAGCGAGGCCGCGTTCCAGCGCGCCGAGCCGGTGTTCCGGGACCTGGGCGAGAACATCTTCCATGTCGGGCCGCTGGGCGCCGGGCACACGCTGAAGCTGATCAACAATTTCTTCGCGATGACCACCGCCTGCGCCATGTCCGAGGCGTTCGCCATGGCCGACAAGGCCGGGATCGCCCGCGACACGCTCTACAGCGTGATGTCGGCCGGCCCGTTGCGCTCGGGCATGATGGACTTCGTCAAGGCCAACGCGGTGGACGGCAATCCCAACCAGCTGGCGTTCTCGGTGGCGAACGCCCGCAAGGATGTCGGCTATTACGGCCGGATGGCGGACGATCTGGGCGTGCCCACGGTGATGTCGACCTCGGCCAAGCAGGCCTTGTCCCTGGCCGCGGCGGAGGGCTGGGGCGACAAGCTGGTCCCGCAGATGGTGGACTATTTCGCCGAGCTGTTCCGCGCCAAGGCCTGA
- a CDS encoding extracellular solute-binding protein codes for MYLSKRQVLKSSAGLVALSAIGVKAGHAQGAVSEFRMIEAGGASGESIEKGYIVPFTEKTGTKVMRESPSGLGKLRAMVEAGDSSVPLLELSSPELYQAVALDLVEPIDWEAVAPDPIFPEAQHEFGFGYQYYSTVMAWGEDQKAPKTWKEFFDTEAFPGKRALPDYPAYILPMAALAAGGTPDDLYPLDLDQAFETLERVKDSVAVWWQAGAQPPQLLKDKEVQYAVAWSGRVAGAPGIGYSFDQGLLDLAYFVVPKGADPELKKAAMGLLHEMSVAKNQAVAAEVISYTGPSPQLEELLPQDRLGEFPTTSANKSVQMFNDAQWWFENADEVEQRWQEFKLTL; via the coding sequence ATGTATCTCTCCAAGCGGCAGGTGCTCAAAAGCTCGGCAGGACTGGTGGCCCTCTCGGCGATCGGCGTGAAGGCCGGCCACGCCCAGGGCGCCGTCTCCGAGTTCCGGATGATCGAGGCCGGCGGCGCGTCGGGCGAATCGATCGAGAAGGGCTACATCGTGCCCTTCACCGAGAAGACCGGCACCAAGGTCATGCGCGAGAGCCCGAGCGGGCTCGGCAAGCTGCGCGCCATGGTCGAGGCCGGCGACAGCTCGGTGCCGCTCCTGGAGCTCAGCAGCCCGGAACTCTACCAGGCGGTGGCCCTGGACCTGGTCGAGCCGATCGACTGGGAGGCGGTGGCGCCCGACCCGATCTTCCCCGAGGCCCAGCACGAGTTCGGCTTCGGCTACCAGTACTACTCGACGGTGATGGCCTGGGGCGAGGACCAGAAGGCGCCCAAGACCTGGAAGGAGTTCTTCGACACCGAGGCGTTCCCCGGCAAGCGCGCCCTGCCCGACTACCCGGCCTACATCCTGCCGATGGCGGCGCTGGCCGCCGGCGGCACGCCCGACGACCTCTACCCGCTCGACCTGGACCAGGCGTTCGAGACCCTGGAGCGGGTCAAGGACAGCGTGGCGGTCTGGTGGCAGGCCGGCGCGCAGCCGCCGCAGCTGCTCAAGGACAAGGAGGTCCAGTACGCGGTCGCTTGGTCCGGCCGCGTCGCAGGCGCGCCCGGGATCGGCTACAGCTTCGACCAGGGCCTGCTCGACCTGGCCTATTTCGTGGTGCCCAAGGGGGCCGACCCGGAGCTGAAGAAGGCGGCGATGGGCCTCCTGCACGAGATGAGCGTCGCCAAGAACCAGGCGGTCGCCGCCGAGGTGATCTCCTATACCGGCCCCAGCCCGCAGCTGGAGGAGCTCCTGCCCCAGGACCGGCTCGGCGAGTTCCCGACCACGTCGGCCAACAAGAGCGTGCAGATGTTCAACGACGCCCAGTGGTGGTTCGAGAACGCCGATGAGGTCGAGCAGCGCTGGCAGGAATTCAAGCTGACCCTGTGA